aataaagaggaggcactgaataggaaagaaaataaggaataaacaattcacatacacgcatataaataaatagatgaatgaatcaaACAAtcacagaaataaatataataaatcaataaataaaatggatGTTAAGGTCCGGGTTATGGCAACTCAGAAactcattctctcccatttcttctaatcctcctttatcttcccattccttcgatcctcttttgtttttccctctcttacGATGCTCATTTGTTATCGACTTCGCTGTACTCGATCCTGAACCCCTTCGATCCATATTTTCCCGCGAAGAGGATCCTGATGAGGTTAGAATCCGATACGATCTGCCTCGGAGCCCAACGGTGCGGCAGGTAGATCACGCTGCCACGGCGGTAATAGAGCTCTGTCGTGGGATTCACTGCCAGGAAGTTGGAGTATCGGATCCTAAGATGCGTCACGTCGATCTGAACCTTTTTCCCCTCCGAAGCCTGGGCGAAGAGGACGGAAGGTTAGTATTGGAACGCTTATAGACGGTTGGAAAGCGTGGTGAAGTGGGGTTGAGTCACTGATGATCAAGAAAATGATAGGATTGGATGGAGTTAATGGGGATTGGACACTTTGTTATCGAGAAAGTGGTAAAATAGGGGGTTAAATGGTATTGTGCACTCAGTTATCAAGAAAATGATAGGATTATAATAAGTTCATTGGTATTGAGCAATTATTGATTAAGAAAGGGACAGGATAATATGCATTTAAATGGGACTGAACACTTAGTGATCAAGTGATAGGATTATAGAGAAAGTTAAGTGGAATTGAACACTTAGTGACCCagaaaattgtaattattattagatGTTAAAGGTGATTTAGCAGTTGATGTTCAAGACATCGTAAGGATTATAATGTGATGTTAAATGGAAATAAACATGCCTCTGAGACTGAACTTATCAACTAGTGTTTAAGATTTTTAAAGAAATGATAAGATTCTTTCGTTGAGAATGAACAtcatgtctttctgtctttctttctttctttcttcgattCTTTTAGATGTGTTACCTGTACTGAACAATTTATGAAGATTATTAAGTTATCAAAACGTATTTACTGTATTGCACATTTAGCGACTAAGATCAACAAATCCGTGTTTTGTCATAGGAGTGTTAATCAGTATAATCTTTATATACCAGCTTAAGCAGGCAACATGTAAAGGAAATTAAAGGTGATGATAGAATAAACCAGTTGCTTcaagaaaggtaaaaggaatAATTTAATTtatcaaagagaaagatagacacacacacacacacacacacacacacacacacacacacacacacacacacacacacacacacatatatatatatatatatatatatatatatatatatatatatatatatatataagagagagagagagcgagagagagagcaaaaaaaatacgggaggaaaaaacagagagagagagagagagagagagagagagagagagagagagagagagagagagagagagagagagagagagagagagagagagagagggagggagagaagagagaaagagatagagagagacaggcagacgggaggaaaaaacagagagagaaagagagaggaaaacagacagacagacagacaaaaaaatacgggaggaaaagacagacagccagagagagagagagagagacagatagacagacagacgcccaGAGATACGTACAGTGATGTGCCATTCGCAGTAAGTTCCTCTCGGATGTGGGTTGGGGAACATAGGGGACGTGATAACGCCTCCGCCAGTCGCCGAAAGTTTCTGAAATTGGAAAATCAAGTTGTTAAGAAAGTTTCTGAAATTGGAAAGTCAAGCTGTTTAGAAAGATTCTGAAGAGAGAAAATCGAGCTTTTTATCTGTTtagaaagtttatttatttatttatttattatcattaatattattattattattattattattattattattattattattattattattattatatttttttggtcGAAGTTCTGGAATTAGGATATTTAGAAACCTTCTCAATTGGGAAAATCATCCTATTTAGAACGTTCTTCAGGGGAAAATTACGCCCATTTAAAAAAGTTTCTTCAGTGGAAAAGTTAAccaactgtttatatatatatatatatatatatatatatatatatatatatatatatatatatatatatatatgtacaataaataTTAGGTATAACATCTCAAAATAAGAATATTATATAAAACAGGATAAAGATCAAAccacattaataaataaacaaataaataaataaataattgaaatacaaataaatgcaactaaaatcccccccccccacacacacagaccaacccCATCCCAAAATTCCCTCCCCCACTGACCAACCCCATCCCTACCTCGTGACAACCCGTATCGCTCTTGACGCGGAGCCTGAGATTGAAGCCTCGCCACCGGTATCTCTCGTTGGACGTGAATGTGGCCAGGAACTGCGCGCTCGGGATCAGTATCGTGCCCGGGCTGAAGCGGAAGACCAttctaatggagagagagagaaagagggaaggttgTGTTACTTCGAGGATTGGACAGTCAGGCGTGTGCGTTTGAGGATGTGTTGAtggagggggggatgtgtgtttgtgtttgtgtgtgtgaggatgggggtaggtgtgcgtgtgcgtttgagggtgtgttgatggaggggggggggggatgtttgtgtgtatgtgtgaggatgggggtaggggtgcgtAAGTGTTTGAGGATGTGTTGAcggagggggggatgtgtgtgtgtttgtgtgtgtgaggatgggggtaggggtgcgtAAGTGTTTGAGGATGTGTTGAcggagggggggatgtgtgtgtgtttgtgtgtgtgaggatgggggcaggggtgcgtgtgcgtttgaggATGtgttgatggaggggggggggggtatgtgtgtgtttgtgtgtgtgaggatgggggtaggggtgcgtgtgcgtttgaggATGTATTGATGGAGgggggatgtgtttgtgtgtgtgtgaggatgggggttggggttgggggggtgggggtgtttgtttatgtgggtgtgtgttgtgtttgtttgtgtgtgggtttgtttgtttgtgtgtgtgtgtgtgtgcgtgttgtgtgtttgtgtttgtgtgtgtgtgcttgtgtgcgtgttgtgtttgtatgagtttgtgtatgtgtgtgtgtgtgtttgtttgtcgcgcgcgtgtgtgtgtgtgtgcaactaaaGGTTTTAAGATCCAAGTCTCTGAGATTACCTTCGTGGTGGTGTGTATGGGTTCTCGATCTTCAGCAGGTCGCCAAAGATCAGTCTTAGCATCTTAATGTCTATGATGGTCAGTCCAAGCGCATCctatgggcgagagagagagagagagagagagagagaaagagagagagagagagagagagagagagagagagagagagagagagagagagagagagacagagacagagacagagacagagacagaaagataaagagacagagacagacagagagagagacagagagagagacagagacagaaacaggaacagagacagagagagaaagataaagagacagagacagagagagagagagagagaagcattaaTTCAGATCATacggtatgataaaaaataaatagtagatggtttgataaaaaaaaagaaaaacaaaaaacaaaaaacaggagaGTGAAAAACTGCATGGCCAAAATACCATCTCGCatttgatataaatgtatatgaaatatatcaagGTCCTAATACCATTACCATACCATATCAATACCTAATAGATTTAAAGATAAACAGTATCTTCTGATAATACTACATATAAGACCTAACATACCACACATGATATACAACATACAAGACCCAACATACCACAAATAACATACACCATACAAGACCTAACACACCACGCACAACATACAAGATCTAACCACGCATAATAACCCAAACGTACTTCTTTAAATGCCTTTTTTTTAAGATACgtaaaaatagacaaagacataCCGTAATGTTTGCCAGCGTGCACTTTACGTTATTTGGGTAAAACGAAGGGAAATCTGGAGACGTAAGATAGATATAACCGTCTTGTATCGAATATCCACACGGGTCCCACGAAGACATGGATGGGGTGGTTGTCATAAtacttgttgttgtggttgtggttgttgttgatgtggttgttgttgtggtggtagttgacgtggttgttgttgatgtggttgtTGTACTTGTTGATGTTGTGCTTGTTGATGTacttgttgatgttgtagttgtggttgtgcTTTCTgatgtggttgtgggtgtgcTTGTCGAAGCTGTACTTGTGGACGTGCTTGTGCTTGTTGaagttgtagttgtggttgtgcttgttgtagttgtagttgtgctTGTtgaggttgtagttgtagttgtatccGTGCAGGAGGGGTCGTCTATGAACGTGACGTCAGCCGAGAAGCCCCTGTTGAAGTTGGTCCTCGCCTGGAAGTACAGAACTGCTTCGTTTCCTGTTGTGATGAATTCCTGGCCGGCGCTGATGCTTGTTCCGcagtacctggggggggggggaagagggggtagttaGGTtgggtggttctctctctctggttctgtctgtctctctctgtctctctctgcctgcttctctttctctgtctctgtctgcttttctgtccttctgtctgtccgtctctctctctgtctttctctctttctttacctatgtgtgagcgtgtgtaaatGCATTTTCATggctataaataaatgaaatgacgtCATCATATGCACCGGAATGTGCTCAGTCAGAATGCTTAATTAATCAAGACAAAGTGTATTTATATCTTCCGTATTTCTTCTACTCACtacttattatttttgtaattgttctTATTTCTACTTCATCTTCTATCCAAGTTCAGCATTCACTCACTCCattgaaggaaaaggaaacattTGATTCATTTCCATATTAAATCGTGCGATTATCACCAGTATCGccatatcacatcatcatcactctttatGGTCTTTCCACTCTTCGTACTTTTCCCTTTATCATTTATTTGGTGCACACGTTTATTTCTTTGAATTAAAATAgactaaaaataaaattaaataaaaaagaagatattaaTTTAGAAGAAAGTGCTCATTCATTTGTTTCGATCTTAAATCAAAACgaaatacaaaaaagtaaatatgaaataaatatatatatttttttctcactcgttcttctttcagttaataataaaattataaaaagactGTTCGTGTTCATTTATTTCTAGTCagtgtaaaaaaatatgaaatatagaaaGTTAAACTTCACTAAATTAGGTATATCAGAATTGCctccttcctgtgtgtgtgtacgcacgcacacgcacacacacacatgtataatatgtatatatatatatatatatatatatatatatatatatatatatatgtgtgtgtgtgtgtgtgtgtgtgtgtgtgtgtgtgtgtgtgtgtgtgtgtgtgtgtgtgtgtataaatgtgtgtgtgtgtgtgtgtgtgtgtatatatatatatatatatatatatatatatatatatatatatatatatatatatatatatatatatatatatatatatatatatatatatagcctttacacacacacacatacagatatatatgtgcgtgtgtttgcgcagCCACCTACCAGTCTCCCTCCAGCATGTTGCTCGTCCTCAGCTCCAGGTGGTCATGCCAGCACGCATTCACTGTCACTCCATCGACCGTCTTGTCCGTTTTCTGGTAAAGTTCGAAGTCCGTGAAGGTGATCTTGATGAGCTTGCACGCCGGGGCCTTGATCCACTTGACGAAGTCCGTGTctgggagatgaaaagggagaggaagtggctgAAGAGTGTGTTGGCTTTCATGTTTGAAGGAGGGAGTGTTGGCTCCGCTGTGTCGGGTTATGGGACTTCCTCGCTGGCTATTTATCATAACCATAGTAGGTTTTGTTCATTGTGATTCCGTGTGCATTGTGAATATAGTCTAGGTGTGATATTTATTATCTATAGCAGTATTGTCCTTAATGGTGTAGCATTAAGGAACAGAGAAACACAATTGCTGTAGGTATTACAAATAACAATGTGTATATGATCATGTAGCTATGTCTGTaagtctatacatacacacaatctttGACGTCTACAAAGATTGGTTACTTACACAGGGCAAAATCACTGGGATATCCTACTGTCGTGATGGTTTTTGGCTCCGTGACAATCTCGGTGTTTGGTGCAAAGCCAATATCTGGAATAAATATGTTGTGGTCATTCGAAGAAATGTAATCTAATGGTACGCATATCTTAAGCAAATTGTACATGATCATAAAGAAGTGTTTCTTAATTTGACTACATAATACAGGCCTTGTGAGAATGTGTAGGTTAGGTTGGATACGTAAAGGGGAGGGAATATAGGCCTACATTCATGTGCATACTTGTTGCACTGAACAAAATACATTTCGTTTCGCCAGTttgtgacgattttttttttttcgtcggtaAAACTAGCTCACCTTAATATTTGATCCTACAATCGCTCCAGTAAAAAACATACGAATCCATAATTTGGTACTAATACCGTAGCAACcctctgtcaaaaaaaaaaaaaaaaaaaaaaaaaaaaaacggacctaCCGTTATAAGGTGTAACAAGGGTTTCACAGTTGCTCCCAGACGTTCCTTCAGGACACACGCAGTTGCAATCCTTCCCCAGGAAACCGTAGTTCTGGCAGGGGTCGCTCGCTATCCCGCACGTGCTGAGAAGTTTGGCCGTGCAGCCGTACATGGTGTTGGCCAGGAGCTTGTCCATGTGAGAGAGCCCGGTGCGTTGACCCATGACGTCCTGGTACCGCGGGTCTATGCTCACGATGGTGTTCAGCCCGTTCTTGGTGAAGCCCTGCGATCGGGAGAGAATTTCTTGAACCGACAACGAATCCTAAATGCTCGTGATTCGATCTCTATCATGATGTACCTTCCTTGGTATTCAATCTCCTTATACTAtggcatacagatagataagagggataggaagtagttgctagatggagagagggagatccaTACGTATGGAGAGATAGGTAAGTGGATAGATACAGTTAAAGATCTTATCCTCAGCTTATCCTCTCCCACCCTGCCAATCTTTTTTTTGGCGAGAGACAAAGGACAAACGATTGATTGGTATGTCGTCACTCTTCCATGACAGCAAACAACCCTAAACAGCTGAGACGAGTACCTTCCCGCCGTAGTGCATGTCCGACTTGTAGTCATAAGGCACACCATAGGAGTTGTCCACCTCGAGGTCAAAGTTGCCCAGCGCGGCCGGCCGAATATTATGCGTGAGGATACTGACGTAGGAATCCCTGTCTGACCTCGACTGCTCGTGCCAGAAGCCCATGGCGTGGCCGATCTCGTGAACCAGGCTGCCAAACTGCCAAAGGAAAGGTCATGGGAGGTCAGTGTTTAGCCTCAGACTAACACCAAGCGGGGGTAGCTGAGACCTTGGCATAAAGTTGAGTAATAaatatttgtgcgtgcgtatgtgtgtatgtatgtgtgtgcgtatgtgtgtgtgtgtgtgtttgtacgcgcaTGTAAGTACATCATAAATGGATTTCCCAAAAAAAGCTCTCAGTGCACAATTACTTAATTCCCACCAGACGTACCGATTCTTCACACCACTCAGGCACATTGATGATCTGGCCATCGGCTCTGTTGATGTAGCCAACGAAGGAATTGCAAGAGCTGGCGTGGCGTATGAAGCGAAGACGAGGACCCGTTTCGGTTTGGGCAACTTCGGTAAAAGTGATGCAGGTGTGATCTCTCCAGTGCTGTATGGCCGCCTCGACTGCTGTCCTGTCCACTAGGGCTGTgtggttaaaaaaaaagggggtgtgtggggtgttgaGGTGGTTCGCTTTGGTGTAAGAGTTTGGAGTGTATTCTTGTGGTTGTTGTGAGGTTAGTGGAAAGTGATAAGGGATGGATTGTCAGGGCCGTGAGTAGGTTCAGGGTCTGTGGTTATGCTCTTAGTTTGGTGTCGTAACTTTCTGTAGCTTatggaataataaagaataataaagaataataataatgataataatgtacaaTAAAGCGTACAGGTAATCAAAATAGAAGAATTATCTTAATAGATacgaaataaaaatgacatttcGAGATGGTCTAGCTTTCCTTATCAGACGTAGaatacgtgtatgtctgtgtgtctgtgcgcgtatttgtgtgtgtctgtgcgtgtatgtctgtgtgcctgtacgtttatgtgtgtgtgtctgtacgtgtatgtctgtgtgcctgtacGTTTATGTCTATGTGCCTGtacgtatatgtctatgtgcctgtacgtgtttgtctgtttccctgtacgtgtatgtctatgtgcctgtacgtgtatgtctgtgtgcctgtacgtgtatgtctgtgtgcctgtacgtgtttgtctgtttccctgtacgtgtatgtctatgtgcccgtacgtgtatgtctgtgtgcctgtgcgcgtatttgtgtgtgcttgttcgtgtatgtgtacctgtaggtttatgtgtgtgtgcctgtacgtgtaTGTCCGTGTGCCTGTGCGTTTTTGCACGTAAACCAGCCACGCAAACACTCACTGTCCTCGTAAGTGTAGGGCACGTGAGGAAAGCCGTTTTCGTCGGGCCAGTGCTGGGCCACGTTGTTCACCGCCTTCCTGCTGGCGATGGCGGCTGCCTGGGCGCGGGTGAGCAGGAGGTCGTCGATTTCGATCGTCTGAAAGGGGAGTGTGTGCTGTGAGGTGCTGGTTAGATAGGGTTTGGTatgtcttgtttttctctctttctttctttctctgtctgtctgtctgtctgtctgtctgtctgtctctctctctctctctctgtctctctctctctctctctctctctctctctctctctctctctctctctctctctctctctctctctctacatatatatatatatatatatatatatatatatatatatatatgtgtgtgtgtgtgtgtgtgtgtgtgtgtgtgtgtgtgtgtgtgtgtatgtatatgtatatatatatatatatatatatatatatatatatatatatatatatatatatatacatacatatatgtatatatatatatatatatatatatatatatatatatatatatatatatatatatatgtatacacacacacacacacgcgcatatatatatatatatatatatatatatatatagatatatatatatatatatatatatatatatatatatatatatatatatatattaaaatcataCCGATTTGAAGAACTAATGAAATATAGATTGATTATATTCTTCatcagtaagatttttttttacgggaATCCGGCCCAGTGAAATCTAGATCTAgtcatttatttccatttataaCCAAATGTCATTCATCaatatcaaacattttttttgcctggaaaatatatatttttttctctctcgaaatttactttaaaaatagttatagatATTTCAAATAGTTCAGATATTATTTTGTAGTTACATTGATTATGGTTATACTTTTAGAAAGTTATTAATAAGTGATAATACtatttatgattataaaaaaaaataattaatgatgtgACCGTTTATAATCATGGAACAATGTTAACAACTGATGAGTCTAATTAAGATTACAAGAACAAAATGATTAAGTGATTTGACCAATCATAATTGTGAAATAATCTGAACTAAGTAAAGGGGTATTTAAAATTATAGGAACAATATGTGTGATGTGACCAGTTATGATTATGGAACAATATGAACTGGTGATGTGAGTTCCAACCATCGAAACAAAAATAAGTGATGTTGTTCAGctagaattatttatttatatatatatatatatatatatatatatatatatatatatatatatatatatatatatatataaacagtatgaaTTTGTGATGTCACTAGTTGTTATAGAAAGAATATGAATTTATAATGTCAGTATCTATTAATATAGAAACAATATAGAGATGTGATCAATTATGATATTAGAAAgagtgaattgatagatagataaatagatatataatcaaaattggcgaatgaataataataattaagtagataatgatattcataattatttacAGTTTCTCAAAGCAAGTTTCCACGAATTCACATAGCACTTCCATACATCACAAACACTggtattatatctatcatcaatCCCTGAATATTTCacggtgataaagataattaataatgagCACGATACTTATATGACGACACCAGTGGGAATCATACGATGTAATTTTCTCGGTATCTAAAGGAATTTGATTTATAAGGGAACATTAAAATCATAACTGTCAGCTGTTTATAACCACTCATTTATCTTTTAATGATGTGGATTCATGAATGGATGAATTTGAACCTGAGTCTGAGTGAACTTGGGTCGTGTGCGGTACTGCTAAGGACCTAGTTTGGTATTTTGCGCTTGTAGTTTGTGGGAACACCCTCGTCAGGACACGCTTTTGTAAGGGCCCGCCCATGGTAGAACCCACTTTTGTAAGGGTCACCTGTGTCAGAACCCACTTTTGTAAGGGTCACCTGAGTCAGGACCCACTTTTTAAGGGCCCACTCTTGTCAGGACCCACTTTTTTTAAGGCCGACTTTTGTAAGGACCCACTTTTGTAAGGGCCCACTCTTCTCAGGATCCACTTTTTTTAAGGGCCCACCTTTGTATCCCGCGCTTGTAGTTTGTGGGCCCACCCTCACCAGGACCCACTTTTGTAAGGACCCACCCTTGTCAGAACCCAGTTTTGTAAGAACCCACCACTGTATCCTGTGCTTGTAGTTGTGGACCCACACTCGTCCTGACCCACCTTTCGTTCCTAATCCGAGTATCCAAGACCCACCCGCGCTTTGTAAAAACCCACCTTTTCTCCTAAGTGCTTGACTGAGAACCCACCCTTGTTTTCTGCACGACGAAGACCCACCTAGTAAGGACCCACTCCTACACCCCTTCTTAAggaacccaccccaacccaccctctaagaaacccacccacaccaacccacctTCTCAAggaacccaccccaacccaccctcttaaggaacccaccccaacccaccctcctaaggaacccaccctaacccaccctcTCAAggaacccaccccaacccaccctctcaaggaatccaccccaacccaccctcctaagaaacccaccctaacccaccaTCTTAAggaacccaccccaacccaccctctcaaggaacccaccccaacccaccctcttcagaaacccacccacaccaacccacctTCTCAAggaacccaccccaccccaccctcttaaggaacccacccaccccaacccaccccaacccaccctctccagGAACCCACCTCCACATCCTGCATCATTCTCTCCGTCAGATTCAAGGCCGCTGATTGGTTGGCTGTGAAGAGCATGTCGTCTCCTTCGTCAatctgggagaaagagaaatattattattttattttatttctataattctttatacattttgatatattttagaaatattattttcataactttaATCAATGAAGGataaattttagaaatattatgatataatttttatcaatgaaggaactgttatcattattattattgttgttggtggtggtggtggttttgtttttactaaatttattgttgttgttatggcaaggaattattattattattattattattattgttgttgttgttgttgttgtttttactagatttattgttgttgttgttatggctgatttgttgttattgttatcattattgttcttggtattatcattttcattatttatgtcattattagtattatcattatgattatcaatatcatgatcattattattatcattattattatcattattgttatcattgtcatcgtaattgccattatgattataactgttatcattgtcattaccattatcactatcattagaattgcttttttcattgtcattattatcattattattgttattgctattgttaccattatcatcattatccttatcattattatcaccatcattattattatcattaatgctattttccttgttattattttcattattgttattattatctttattatcattatcattgttgctgttgttgtcactgtgattatcattattatcatcattattactattattataaatatcagtatcatttttatcattatcattataatgatttttttctttatcgttattactattgttattattattactggtattattgttatcaatattactctaATTATAAGCAAATTAACTGTATAACAATATTATAAtctcatgcacacccacacacccacacacacacacacatactcaaacacatacacaaacacacgcacacacacacacacacacacacacacacacacacacacatacacacacacacacacacacacacacacacacgcacacgcacacacacacacacacacacacacgcacacacacacagacacacacacacacacacacacacacacacacgcacacacacacacacacacacacacgcacacacacacagacacacacgcacacacacagtcactcacccactcaaacacacacacacaaacacatacacacacacacacacgcacacacacacaatcatacaaacatacacaaccatacaaacacacacaaccatacaaacacccatccacacacacacacacacacacacacacacacacacacacacacacacacacacacacacacacacacacacacacacacacacacacacacacacagacacacacgcacacacacacacacacgcacacatacgcacacacaaacacccacccacactcccacacacgctctcacacacacagacacacacacacacacacacacacacaaacacacacacacacacacacacaaacacacacacacacccgcacacaggcaagagcacacacacaggcagacacacacacacacacacacacacacacaaacacacaaacacccatccacacacacacacacacacacacacacacacacaaacacccacacacacgcacacacacacacacacacacacaaacacccacacacaaacacacacacacacacacttacatgatcTGGATCGATGATCGTTCGTTTCATCTCACCAgcctgtaaaaaaataaaaaaacatgataaatgtaaataaaaggaaattgataaagaagaatcataaagaaaaggataaaagatgatAGAAgttaggaaaatgatgataacaaagtgaaaataaacaaagagaaagcatAATTAATCGAAtgatgaaagataaaaataaagataaaaaaatgatgataacgatgatgaaagggaggaggaagagaaggatggtgaggatgaggaagaggaggaggaagattaagaggaggaggaggaggaagaggaggaggaggacgaagaagaag
The nucleotide sequence above comes from Penaeus vannamei isolate JL-2024 chromosome 6, ASM4276789v1, whole genome shotgun sequence. Encoded proteins:
- the LOC113805530 gene encoding protein SpAN isoform X2, with amino-acid sequence MALRLALVLLLRALLVQCNEHHDIVDPDNAGEMKRTIIDPDHIDEGDDMLFTANQSAALNLTERMMQDVETIEIDDLLLTRAQAAAIASRKAVNNVAQHWPDENGFPHVPYTYEDTLVDRTAVEAAIQHWRDHTCITFTEVAQTETGPRLRFIRHASSCNSFVGYINRADGQIINVPEWCEESFGSLVHEIGHAMGFWHEQSRSDRDSYVSILTHNIRPAALGNFDLEVDNSYGVPYDYKSDMHYGGKGFTKNGLNTIVSIDPRYQDVMGQRTGLSHMDKLLANTMYGCTAKLLSTCGIASDPCQNYGFLGKDCNCVCPEGTSGSNCETLVTPYNDIGFAPNTEIVTEPKTITTVGYPSDFALYTDFVKWIKAPACKLIKITFTDFELYQKTDKTVDGVTVNACWHDHLELRTSNMLEGDWYCGTSISAGQEFITTGNEAVLYFQARTNFNRGFSADVTFIDDPSCTDTTTTTTSTSTTTTTTSTTTTTTSTSTSTSTSTASTSTPTTTSESTTTTTTSTSTSTSTTSTSTTTTSTTTTSTTTTTTTTSTTTTTTTTSIMTTTPSMSSWDPCGYSIQDGYIYLTSPDFPSFYPNNVKCTLANITDALGLTIIDIKMLRLIFGDLLKIENPYTPPRRMVFRFSPGTILIPSAQFLATFTSNERYRWRGFNLRLRVKSDTGCHEKLSATGGGVITSPMFPNPHPRGTYCEWHITASEGKKVQIDVTHLRIRYSNFLAVNPTTELYYRRGSVIYLPHRWAPRQIVSDSNLIRILFAGKYGSKGFRIEYSEVDNK
- the LOC113805530 gene encoding protein SpAN isoform X1, which gives rise to MALRLALVLLLRALLVQCNEHHDIVDPDNSNEGNDISLTPDQAAALNLTSDRTAGNVKAGEMKRTIIDPDHIDEGDDMLFTANQSAALNLTERMMQDVETIEIDDLLLTRAQAAAIASRKAVNNVAQHWPDENGFPHVPYTYEDTLVDRTAVEAAIQHWRDHTCITFTEVAQTETGPRLRFIRHASSCNSFVGYINRADGQIINVPEWCEESFGSLVHEIGHAMGFWHEQSRSDRDSYVSILTHNIRPAALGNFDLEVDNSYGVPYDYKSDMHYGGKGFTKNGLNTIVSIDPRYQDVMGQRTGLSHMDKLLANTMYGCTAKLLSTCGIASDPCQNYGFLGKDCNCVCPEGTSGSNCETLVTPYNDIGFAPNTEIVTEPKTITTVGYPSDFALYTDFVKWIKAPACKLIKITFTDFELYQKTDKTVDGVTVNACWHDHLELRTSNMLEGDWYCGTSISAGQEFITTGNEAVLYFQARTNFNRGFSADVTFIDDPSCTDTTTTTTSTSTTTTTTSTTTTTTSTSTSTSTSTASTSTPTTTSESTTTTTTSTSTSTSTTSTSTTTTSTTTTSTTTTTTTTSTTTTTTTTSIMTTTPSMSSWDPCGYSIQDGYIYLTSPDFPSFYPNNVKCTLANITDALGLTIIDIKMLRLIFGDLLKIENPYTPPRRMVFRFSPGTILIPSAQFLATFTSNERYRWRGFNLRLRVKSDTGCHEKLSATGGGVITSPMFPNPHPRGTYCEWHITASEGKKVQIDVTHLRIRYSNFLAVNPTTELYYRRGSVIYLPHRWAPRQIVSDSNLIRILFAGKYGSKGFRIEYSEVDNK